The DNA segment CTCCAACGGTGAAGGCAAGGGCCCATCCTCGTAGTGGCGTTTCAGCAAGTCGCGGGCACGCTCCCAATCCCCAGCAAGAAAAGCCTCGCGGGTCAGGTCCCATTGGAGTTGCCAGATGTCGGGGTCGTTGGGCCAGCGGATCAGGGCGGCATCTGCCCCGTTGCCGCCGGCGAGTCGCACGCGGGCTGCGGTAACGGCAGCTGAGTGCTCCTGAAGGGCAGCCGGAAGGGCATCCAGAACCCCAGGCTCGGGATTGAGCGGTTCGCTCAAGATCCTTGCTGCTTCAAGGCTGGCGGGATGGTTTGGGTGGTTCTGCGCCAGGGTCAGCAGTTGGGCTGTCCCCAAGTCAGGGTCGCCATGCATCAGGAGGGAACGACCGATGGCCAGCTGGGTCTGCGGGGCGGCATCAAGCTCCTGAAGGCAGGTCAGGGCGGCGTCGGCATGGCCACGTTTTGCCAGTGCTTGCGCCAACGTTTGGCGCTGGTCGGATTGAGGTGCCTGCGCCCCCGTGGCTTGGCAGGCGTCAACCATCAGCTTCAGTGCGCCGGCTCGGCGTGGATTCCAACTGGCCAGGTGCAGGGCGCCCTGATGGTTTGGCAGTGCTTCGGAGCCATCACGAGCCGCCAAGGTCAGTGCTGCTGGGTGCGCGGGTTGCTGCTGGAGCAGCTGCTGATGAAGCGCCGGGTTGTTGTTGCCAAGCGCCAATCGTGCCCAGGCGGAGCCAGGTGCTTTGGGAAAGCGATCCAGCAGGAACTGCCAGGTCTGCGTTGCTTCCGACGTCTTCCCATGGGCGTCGGCGGTCAGGGCTGCCCGTTCGAGCACCACGGCCGCCATCGGATCACGCCCCCAGCCCTGGCCATGGAGCAGGTCCGGTGCTCCATCCCTGGCCACCATCAACAAGGCGGCTTCGCGACGGGTCTGTGGATCGATGGCCCAGCGGTAGTGCTGCCACAGGCTTGCCTGCGAGACCTCAGGAGTGAGCCGCTGATGCTGCCTCTTCAGCAGGTGCTGCCCGCCCCATGCAGCCAATCCACTGAAACCAGCAACAGACAGCAGCAGCAGCGTTCCGATTCGCGGCCCTGCCTGCACATCCAACCTGGAGCTGGTTGCATTCTGATGCTCCTCAGTTTGTTGGTGAGCCTTTGATCAGCTGAGGGCTGTGAGGGCAGAGCTGCACCTGTCACGTTCCTGGGAATCAGCGTCAGAGGTGCTTCCTATGGTGCTGTCCACGATTGAGACCCATGGTTCAAAAGGCGTGTTCCCCGATCGGCCCCGCTCTCGGTGATGCTGCGCCAGGGTTTGGAACCGATGGAATCCGTGGGCTCGCCGGCACCGTTCTGACCCCCGCCCTGTGTCTTCAGGTGGGCTTTTGGGTTGGCCGGGTTCTCCAGGCGGAAGGCCCTGTTCTGATCGGGATGGACTCCCGGACCAGCGGCAGCATGGTGGTTGCTGCCCTGACGGCCGGTTTGACAGCGGCCGGTCGCGATGTTTGGACCCTTGGTCTTTGTCCGACGCCGGCGGTTCCGTTGTTGATCCGCCAGCTGGGAGCCGCCGGC comes from the Synechococcus sp. A15-62 genome and includes:
- a CDS encoding transglycosylase SLT domain-containing protein; protein product: MQAGPRIGTLLLLSVAGFSGLAAWGGQHLLKRQHQRLTPEVSQASLWQHYRWAIDPQTRREAALLMVARDGAPDLLHGQGWGRDPMAAVVLERAALTADAHGKTSEATQTWQFLLDRFPKAPGSAWARLALGNNNPALHQQLLQQQPAHPAALTLAARDGSEALPNHQGALHLASWNPRRAGALKLMVDACQATGAQAPQSDQRQTLAQALAKRGHADAALTCLQELDAAPQTQLAIGRSLLMHGDPDLGTAQLLTLAQNHPNHPASLEAARILSEPLNPEPGVLDALPAALQEHSAAVTAARVRLAGGNGADAALIRWPNDPDIWQLQWDLTREAFLAGDWERARDLLKRHYEDGPLPSPLETRRLFWLGLSQKQLGETAKAERTWRRLIEAFPGGYYRWRAMEQLGMAEPLDLRAPAPPRESPTWQPLNSHNNLVNELWRLGQVHAAWEAWQAQADPAIPPPPEERLAEGRLRLAVGDTWRGLDQLWWLSLRWRDPSCQQRSLLHRSQFPRLFEAEIKKAAKQEGLQANLLRAIAKQESRFAPGVVSPAGAVGVMQLLPSTAAEMAGEPTNTPMLKDPANNFELGARYLNQLLEQWENDPFRSIASYNAGPGAVASWADPRAAAAAALWVERIPYPETRFYAKKVLDNLRGYLGGNQSFCKEADGGMRKQRAGNDSTDHNHTH